TCATTTGCAGTTTTTTAATACTACACTTGAGGAATCAGAATCACAGGGAAAAAAGCTTGGATTCATCAGTCAGGAAATGGGCAGAGAGATTAACACAATCGGTTCAAAAGCCAACAATTCAGATATTCAAAAGCTGGTAGTAGAAATGAAGGATGAGCTTGAGAAAATCAAGGAGCAAGTGCTGAATATCATCTAAAGCCAACAAAAAATCGAAGGCACAAAAAAACCCTGAAAGGATTCTTTCAGGGTTTTTTCATATCAATATTTGTAACCTAAACTTCTTCTTAGCTCAATTTGAAGGTGATAGGAAGAATCATTCTTACTTTCACCGCTCTACCTCTTTGCTTACCAGGCTTCCATTTTGGAGCGCCTTGTAGAACTCTTACTGCTTCTTCATCACACCCAGCTCCAATACCTTTGATGGCTTTCACCTCGGTAATCGATCCGTCTTTGTCCACAACGAACTGAACGAATACTCTACCTTCGATACCCATTCTTCTGGCTTGGTTAGGGTATTTCATTGACTTACCTACATACTTGTAGAAAGCTCCCATACCTCCTGGAGGTGCTGGTTGATCTTCAACAATGTCGAAAATTTCATCAGCAACTTCTTCTTCTGGCTCTTCCTCAAAAACGATATCTTCAATTACCGTTTCTTCCGTAATCTCCACGTCAAGCTCTACCTCAATCTCTTCTTCGATTTCCTCTTCATCTGGAACCTCGATGATCTTAGGAAGCTCGATTTTTGGTGGTGGTGGAGGGGGTTGCTCCGTAGGAGGAATCTCCATAATATCTTCAAAATCATCTTCTACCTGCCCAAGGTCCACCAAATCACCCTCGTCATAAAACCTCCACTCGAAGGCAGTAATAACGAGAAGCAAGCTGATAGCCAAACCGATGTTGAAGAACATACCGGCTTTTCTCTCAAGGGCAATCTTCGGGTTTTTCTTTACCTCCATGCTCCTATATTTAAAATTTTCTCTAATTCAATTAACAATAAGTAACGTCAAATATAATAAACTGGGATTCATTTCCATATTTATTGTTTCATTTTCCAAAACTTTGTCAAAAAGACTGCAGATAGGCCTCCTGCCAGATCAGCGGCAAAGTCCGCAGGGTCTGCACTTCTCCCTTCTACAAAGAGCTGCAGAATCTCAGTCAGGGCTGCAAATGCCACAATAGCTGCAAAACTGGACAGCATTGCTTTTTTGACCCTTTCTAGACTGAATATGGACAAAAATAAAAGGGCCGCCCATATAAAGAAGATACCGAAATGTGCAATCTTATCATGATATGGAATCAAATGAATCCAGCTTTCTGACCCATCTGATTTACCCAGCAACAAAAATAGGATGGTACCTGTCCATCCTATTAATGCAAATCTTATATATCCTCTAGAAAATATCTTCAATTACTTTCCAATTAACTCTTTGTATGCTTCGGCAGAAAGCAAATCATCTACCTCGCTCAAGTCTGATGCTTTGATTTTAATCATCCATCCATCTTCATATGGAGATGAATTAACCAGTTCTGGTTCGCCTTCCAATTCCTCATTGAATTCCTCCACAGTACCAGATAAAGGCATAAACAAATCAGAAACCGTTTTCACTGCCTCTATCGTTCCAAAAAGCTCACCTTTTTCTATCGTTTCACCTTCCGTTTCGATCTCCACATATACAATATCACCTAATTCACCCTGAGCAAAATCTGTAATACCTACTG
This is a stretch of genomic DNA from Reichenbachiella ulvae. It encodes these proteins:
- a CDS encoding energy transducer TonB; this encodes MEVKKNPKIALERKAGMFFNIGLAISLLLVITAFEWRFYDEGDLVDLGQVEDDFEDIMEIPPTEQPPPPPPKIELPKIIEVPDEEEIEEEIEVELDVEITEETVIEDIVFEEEPEEEVADEIFDIVEDQPAPPGGMGAFYKYVGKSMKYPNQARRMGIEGRVFVQFVVDKDGSITEVKAIKGIGAGCDEEAVRVLQGAPKWKPGKQRGRAVKVRMILPITFKLS
- the gcvH gene encoding glycine cleavage system protein GcvH, which codes for MNIPDHLKYTPDHEWVSIEGDVATVGITDFAQGELGDIVYVEIETEGETIEKGELFGTIEAVKTVSDLFMPLSGTVEEFNEELEGEPELVNSSPYEDGWMIKIKASDLSEVDDLLSAEAYKELIGK
- a CDS encoding VanZ family protein, giving the protein MKIFSRGYIRFALIGWTGTILFLLLGKSDGSESWIHLIPYHDKIAHFGIFFIWAALLFLSIFSLERVKKAMLSSFAAIVAFAALTEILQLFVEGRSADPADFAADLAGGLSAVFLTKFWKMKQ